A region of the Clostridium estertheticum subsp. estertheticum genome:
GGAAAATATAATAACAAATCTAACACATTAAAAATCCCACACTTATTCAAACTCTCTGCCATTTTAGGGCCAACACCTTTTACATATTTTATATCGCTATAAGTATCCATAAATACCACCCCGAAAATAATATTTTATTACTAATTCTATTCCTTTCATTTGTTACGGTTTAAGACACATGAAAAAAAGCCCGAGGGCTTTTATTCAACTGAAGCAATAAAATAATACAATGGCTGTTTTCCATTATATTGTTGAATGTCTAAATTTGGGTATTTATGTTCTAACTTAGAAATAAGCTTTTCTACTTCGGTTAAAGCACAATCTTCTCCATAAAAAATTGTTATAAGTTCGCTATTATCATTTACCATGCTTCCAATAATATCAGCGCAAACTTTATACATATCGGTTCCAACCTCACAAATTTTTTGTTCAACTAAGCCTAATATATTTCCTTGTTTTATTATTTTTCCATCGGATTCACTATCTTTAACTGCATATGTTACAGAAGCAGTCGCAACATTTTTTATAACTTCTTTCAATTTTTCCTCATTTTCCTCTACACTAACATCTGGATTAAACATTGTTACAGCAGTTATTCCCTGTGGGATAGTAATCGATGGAATAACCACTATATTTTTATCTGACAATTCAGCTGCTTGAAGCGCTGCCATAAGTATATTCTTATTGTTAGGTAATACAAATATATTTTCAGCATTAATTTTACTTATGCTATCTATTATATCCTGTATACTCGGATTCATAGTTTGTCCGCCTTCTATTACAACATCCACACCTAAATCCTCAAAAATATTTTTGATCCCTTCTCCTAGAGCAACAGATATAAATCCATATTTTTTACTTTCTATTAAATCTGATTTTGCTATATCTTTCTCTAAAGATTTTTCTACCTTCTCATCAGCTATGCCTAATAAATTTCTATGTTGCTCTCTCATATTTTCTATTTTAACCTTAGACAATTCCCCTAGTGTTACTGCTTTTGAAAGCACAAGCCCTGGATCATTTGTATGTATGTGAATTTTCAGAAACTCATCTTGTGAAACTACGACCATTGAGTCTCCAATTTTTTCTAAATACTCTTTTAATTTATTTGTATCAACATCTTTCGCTATAATTAATAATTCAGTACAATATCCAAATTTTATTTCTACAGGAACCTCTACTGCTGAAGATACAATAGTTTCTTTTTTATTACTTTGTTTGTTTGTATTATAAATTTCAGCCTCGATGTTGTTACTTATAGCTTCCTTCATCCCTTTAAACAATATCAGAAGCCCCATACCACCTGCATCTACTACTTTTGCTTCTCTTAATGCTGCAAGCATATCTGGAGTTTTGTTTAGCATTATTTCACTCTGCTTGCAAACCTCATTCATAAGTTCTACAATATCTGAAGTCTCACTATTAACTGCGCTTTCACCCGCAGTTTTAATAATAGTTAAAATAGTTCCTTCAGTAGGTCTCATAACAGCTTTATATGCAAACTTTGATCCTTCCAAAATGCTTTTAGCAAATTCTTCAGACGTAGCTTCTGTTATGCCTTCTAGGCCCTTTGCAATGCCTCTAAATATTTGCGATAATATTACTCCCGAATTGCCCCTTGCGCCCATAAGCGCGCCCCTAGCTAGTATTTTAGCTATCTCATCAATAGATTCGGTTTGT
Encoded here:
- a CDS encoding DAK2 domain-containing protein gives rise to the protein MEYLKINGRHFRNMVINASNRLEDEKEYVNSLNVFPVPDGDTGTNMSMTFKAAVQEIENIQTESIDEIAKILARGALMGARGNSGVILSQIFRGIAKGLEGITEATSEEFAKSILEGSKFAYKAVMRPTEGTILTIIKTAGESAVNSETSDIVELMNEVCKQSEIMLNKTPDMLAALREAKVVDAGGMGLLILFKGMKEAISNNIEAEIYNTNKQSNKKETIVSSAVEVPVEIKFGYCTELLIIAKDVDTNKLKEYLEKIGDSMVVVSQDEFLKIHIHTNDPGLVLSKAVTLGELSKVKIENMREQHRNLLGIADEKVEKSLEKDIAKSDLIESKKYGFISVALGEGIKNIFEDLGVDVVIEGGQTMNPSIQDIIDSISKINAENIFVLPNNKNILMAALQAAELSDKNIVVIPSITIPQGITAVTMFNPDVSVEENEEKLKEVIKNVATASVTYAVKDSESDGKIIKQGNILGLVEQKICEVGTDMYKVCADIIGSMVNDNSELITIFYGEDCALTEVEKLISKLEHKYPNLDIQQYNGKQPLYYFIASVE